The Xanthomonas sp. CFBP 8443 genome has a window encoding:
- a CDS encoding type IV pilin protein — protein sequence MIEIMITVVIIAILAGIAMASYNWAMIKARRSAAAGCVQEAAQYMERFHTTSMSYVNADGSAPALPACSADVTRFYTVSLAASDASSFSITAVPIAGKAQAKDRECATLQIDQRGTRSASGTLSSTPAQCW from the coding sequence TTGATCGAGATCATGATCACGGTGGTGATCATCGCCATCCTGGCCGGTATCGCCATGGCCAGCTACAACTGGGCGATGATCAAGGCGCGGCGTTCGGCGGCAGCCGGATGCGTGCAGGAGGCCGCGCAGTACATGGAGCGATTCCACACCACGTCCATGAGTTACGTGAATGCGGATGGCAGCGCCCCAGCGCTGCCTGCATGCAGCGCCGACGTGACCCGCTTCTATACGGTGAGTCTTGCTGCCAGCGACGCTTCCAGCTTCAGCATCACCGCAGTGCCGATCGCAGGTAAGGCGCAAGCGAAGGACAGGGAGTGCGCGACGCTGCAGATCGATCAACGCGGTACGCGTTCGGCCAGCGGCACTCTGTCCTCCACGCCTGCGCAGTGCTGGTAG
- a CDS encoding Tfp pilus assembly protein PilW — translation MSLIELMISLVLGLLVVGAAIGIFITNRRTYAATENLGRVQENVRTAFELMTRDIREAGGNQCNSSDNMGMSNVINNPASRWWTNWSGNRLVGVSASGSFPDTVSNRVANTEGLMLMSSGDATAIVTAHTPAAAQFTVNTNTHGLRNGDLLIACGPNSQATGVLRTGALFQMSSGAGTTTIGHAVGGSPGNSSSNLGINGSVFTYGPNTMLSRLNASRWFIGTNSRGGRSLYQGVLTNTAGTPAILNQEVAENVQNMVITYLVPSEGGYVSATTVGTRWDQVTAINLSLTFQTQDAIGTNGLPLTRTISNVVTLRNRNQ, via the coding sequence ATGAGCCTGATCGAGTTGATGATTTCGCTGGTACTGGGGTTGCTCGTGGTTGGCGCCGCCATCGGCATCTTCATCACCAACCGGCGTACCTATGCCGCGACGGAAAACCTGGGGCGCGTCCAGGAAAACGTGCGCACGGCGTTCGAGCTGATGACGCGCGACATCCGCGAGGCGGGCGGGAACCAGTGCAACAGCAGCGACAACATGGGCATGTCGAACGTCATCAACAATCCCGCGTCGCGCTGGTGGACGAATTGGTCCGGCAACCGGCTGGTGGGGGTGTCGGCCAGTGGCAGCTTCCCCGATACGGTGTCAAATCGTGTGGCCAACACCGAGGGGCTGATGCTGATGTCGTCCGGTGATGCGACCGCGATCGTCACCGCGCATACGCCCGCCGCTGCGCAGTTCACGGTCAACACCAACACCCACGGTTTGCGCAACGGCGATCTTCTGATCGCCTGCGGTCCGAACTCCCAGGCGACAGGCGTGTTGCGCACCGGCGCGCTGTTCCAGATGAGCAGCGGGGCGGGCACGACGACCATCGGCCATGCCGTGGGTGGGTCGCCTGGCAATTCCAGCAGCAACCTCGGCATCAACGGTTCTGTCTTCACGTATGGGCCGAACACGATGCTCAGCCGCTTGAACGCGTCGCGCTGGTTCATCGGCACCAACTCTAGGGGCGGACGCTCCTTGTATCAGGGGGTGTTGACGAACACCGCCGGTACGCCGGCAATCCTCAATCAGGAAGTGGCCGAAAACGTGCAGAACATGGTCATCACCTATCTCGTACCCAGTGAAGGTGGCTATGTCAGCGCCACGACCGTCGGCACGCGCTGGGATCAAGTCACCGCGATCAACCTGTCGCTGACGTTCCAGACCCAGGATGCGATCGGGACGAATGGCTTGCCGTTGACGCGCACGATCAGCAATGTCGTGACCTTGCGGAATCGCAATCAATGA
- a CDS encoding GspH/FimT family pseudopilin, with product MQRFHAGRPRDFGRRRRIGGFSLIEVMVTVVVLAIAMSIAIPSYTYLINTSRLTSASNEMVASLQLARSEAIRLNRNIAVCRSDNGTTCATGSAWNQWITIVVTGSNVLRVSTVKAPVQMSVSAAVSGNNDRIVFSPDGFARSSTGILLNAGFSSCIATTRPNDNVRVVYVVGGSRIGSATTPGDATCPAPSDSPPP from the coding sequence ATGCAACGCTTTCATGCCGGGCGGCCGCGCGACTTCGGACGGCGCCGACGGATCGGTGGTTTCAGCCTGATCGAGGTGATGGTGACGGTCGTCGTGCTGGCGATCGCCATGAGCATCGCCATTCCGAGCTACACCTACCTGATCAACACCAGCCGGCTGACGTCGGCGTCGAACGAAATGGTCGCATCGCTTCAGCTCGCGCGCTCGGAGGCGATCCGTCTCAATCGAAACATCGCGGTGTGCCGCAGCGACAACGGCACCACTTGCGCGACGGGCAGCGCCTGGAACCAATGGATCACCATCGTGGTGACCGGATCCAACGTCTTGCGCGTCAGCACGGTGAAGGCTCCGGTCCAGATGAGCGTGAGCGCGGCGGTCAGCGGCAATAACGACCGCATCGTGTTCAGTCCGGACGGGTTCGCCCGCAGCAGCACCGGCATATTGCTCAATGCGGGGTTTTCCAGTTGTATCGCGACGACGCGCCCGAACGACAATGTGCGGGTCGTGTATGTCGTGGGCGGCAGCCGTATCGGATCCGCCACTACGCCAGGCGACGCTACATGCCCTGCGCCATCAGACTCTCCACCTCCGTGA
- the pilV gene encoding type IV pilus modification protein PilV, with protein MSSSRPASPASQRGISLIEVLISVLIMGIGMLGVAALQATALRNNQSSFERSQVVVGTTGILDAMRANVAAARDGNYNMSMTCVAPTGTSQVVVDQRNFLNSLQAIMGASACGSINCSAAACQVTVQWDDSRASHAAADATAAQTQQFQTVTRL; from the coding sequence ATGTCTTCTTCGCGCCCGGCATCACCGGCGTCGCAACGTGGGATAAGCCTCATCGAGGTGCTGATCTCCGTCCTGATCATGGGCATCGGCATGTTGGGAGTCGCTGCATTGCAGGCGACCGCTCTGCGCAACAACCAGAGTTCCTTCGAGCGTAGCCAGGTGGTCGTCGGCACCACCGGCATCCTCGATGCGATGCGCGCCAACGTGGCGGCGGCCCGGGACGGCAACTACAACATGAGCATGACCTGCGTCGCGCCGACAGGCACGTCGCAAGTGGTGGTCGATCAGCGCAATTTCCTCAACTCGCTGCAGGCGATCATGGGCGCTTCCGCGTGCGGTTCGATCAATTGCAGCGCCGCTGCATGTCAGGTGACCGTGCAATGGGACGACAGCAGGGCCAGCCATGCCGCGGCCGATGCCACCGCGGCGCAGACGCAGCAGTTCCAGACGGTGACCCGGCTATGA
- the uvrB gene encoding excinuclease ABC subunit UvrB, with the protein MSDRFQLVSPYSPAGDQPQAIEKLVAGFEAGLAKQTLLGVTGSGKTYTIANVVEAIQKPTLVMAPNKTLAAQLYGEFKAFFPNNAVEYFVSYYDYYQPEAYVPSSDTFIEKDSSINEHIEQMRLAATKTLLSRRDALVVATVSAIYGLGAPEDYLSLRLILSIGEHIEQRQLIKHLTDLQYTRNEYELHRGTFRVRGEVIDVFPAESDSEALRIELFDGDVENLTLFDPLTGETLRKLQRYTVYPKTHYATTRERTLSAVDTIKIELKERLEQLYAQNKLVEAQRLAQRTQFDLEMMAEVGYCNGIENYSRHLTGKAPGEPPPTLFDYLPADALLVVDESHVTVPQIGAMYKGDRSRKETLVEFGFRLPSALDNRPLRFEEWEARSPRSIYVSATPGPYELRESAGEITELVVRPTGLIDPEVEIRPVGTQVDDLLSEIGLRVALGDRVLVTTLTKRMAENLTEYLGEHGVKVRYLHSDIDTVERVEIIRDLRLGKFDVLVGINLLREGLDMPEVSLVAILDADKEGFLRSTGSLIQTIGRAARNLRGKAILYADRMTRSMQAAIDETGRRREKQVEYNLEHGITPKSVARPIVDILEGARGDAAVEAKSGKGKGRRVAEEPADYRMLDPAEVASRLKALEQKMYQHARDLEFEDAARVRDQIKKLRDASLVS; encoded by the coding sequence ATGTCCGACCGTTTCCAACTCGTCTCGCCCTACTCGCCGGCCGGCGACCAGCCGCAGGCGATCGAGAAGCTGGTGGCCGGCTTCGAGGCCGGCCTGGCCAAGCAGACCCTGCTCGGCGTGACCGGTTCGGGCAAGACCTACACCATCGCCAACGTGGTCGAGGCGATCCAGAAGCCGACCCTGGTGATGGCGCCGAACAAGACCCTGGCGGCGCAGCTGTACGGCGAGTTCAAGGCCTTCTTCCCGAACAACGCGGTCGAGTACTTCGTCAGCTACTACGACTACTACCAGCCCGAGGCGTACGTGCCGTCGTCGGACACCTTCATCGAGAAGGACAGTTCGATCAACGAGCACATCGAGCAGATGCGCCTGGCCGCGACCAAGACGCTGCTGTCGCGCCGCGATGCGCTGGTGGTGGCGACGGTCTCGGCGATCTACGGCCTGGGCGCGCCGGAGGACTACCTGTCGCTGCGCCTGATCCTGTCGATCGGCGAGCACATCGAGCAGCGCCAGCTGATCAAGCACTTGACCGATCTGCAATACACCCGCAACGAATACGAACTGCACCGCGGCACGTTCCGCGTGCGCGGCGAGGTCATCGACGTGTTTCCCGCCGAGTCGGACAGCGAGGCGTTGCGCATCGAGCTGTTCGATGGCGACGTCGAGAACCTGACCCTGTTCGATCCGCTGACCGGCGAGACCCTGCGCAAGCTGCAGCGCTACACGGTCTATCCGAAGACCCATTACGCCACCACCCGCGAGCGCACGCTCAGCGCCGTGGATACGATCAAGATCGAGCTGAAGGAGCGGCTGGAGCAGCTGTATGCGCAGAACAAGCTGGTCGAGGCGCAGCGGCTGGCGCAGCGCACCCAGTTCGACCTGGAGATGATGGCCGAGGTCGGCTACTGCAACGGCATCGAGAACTACTCCCGGCACCTCACCGGCAAGGCGCCCGGCGAGCCGCCGCCGACCTTGTTCGACTACCTGCCGGCCGACGCGCTGCTGGTCGTCGACGAGTCGCACGTCACCGTCCCGCAGATCGGCGCGATGTACAAGGGCGACCGCTCGCGCAAGGAGACGCTGGTGGAGTTCGGTTTCCGCCTGCCGTCGGCGCTGGACAACCGGCCGCTGCGCTTCGAGGAATGGGAGGCGCGTTCGCCGCGCAGCATCTACGTGTCGGCCACGCCCGGCCCATACGAGCTGCGCGAATCGGCCGGGGAGATCACCGAGTTGGTGGTGCGACCGACCGGACTGATCGATCCGGAAGTGGAGATCCGCCCGGTCGGGACCCAGGTCGACGACCTGCTGTCGGAGATCGGGCTGCGCGTGGCGCTGGGCGACCGCGTGCTGGTCACCACGCTGACCAAGCGCATGGCCGAGAACCTCACCGAGTACCTGGGCGAGCACGGGGTCAAGGTGCGCTACCTGCACTCGGACATCGACACGGTCGAGCGCGTGGAAATCATCCGCGACCTGCGCCTGGGCAAGTTCGACGTGCTGGTCGGCATCAACCTGCTGCGCGAGGGCCTGGACATGCCCGAGGTGTCGCTGGTGGCGATCCTGGACGCGGACAAGGAAGGCTTCCTGCGGTCCACCGGTTCGCTGATCCAGACCATCGGCCGCGCCGCGCGCAACTTGCGCGGCAAGGCGATCCTGTACGCGGACAGGATGACCCGCTCGATGCAAGCGGCGATCGACGAGACCGGACGGCGTCGCGAGAAGCAGGTGGAGTACAACCTGGAGCACGGCATCACCCCGAAGTCGGTGGCGCGGCCGATCGTGGACATCCTGGAGGGCGCGCGTGGCGACGCCGCCGTCGAGGCCAAGTCGGGCAAGGGCAAGGGACGCCGGGTGGCGGAGGAGCCGGCCGACTACCGCATGCTGGATCCGGCCGAGGTCGCATCCCGGCTCAAGGCGCTGGAACAGAAGATGTACCAGCACGCCCGCGACCTGGAGTTCGAGGACGCGGCGCGCGTGCGCGACCAGATCAAGAAGCTGCGCGATGCCAGCCTGGTCAGCTAG
- a CDS encoding GspH/FimT family pseudopilin: MNGRMRGFTLTEALAAMAIAVVALGIALPSFSQMLNRHRELAATNEMLAQLALARTWAISRGQPVALCPSIDRQQCHPAVEWGGNWIIYADPDGNRQPDASSDVLTLSPAPGGDRLRILSSAGRTQLRYLPSGRAAGSNLTLRLCSNQAVAAEVIVSATGRARSARLADRPPCAQ, from the coding sequence ATGAACGGAAGGATGCGAGGTTTCACACTGACGGAAGCGCTGGCCGCCATGGCCATCGCGGTGGTTGCGCTGGGCATCGCGCTCCCCAGCTTCAGCCAAATGCTGAACAGGCACCGGGAGCTCGCGGCGACCAACGAGATGCTCGCACAACTCGCCCTGGCCCGGACGTGGGCCATCTCCAGAGGGCAGCCAGTTGCGCTCTGCCCGTCGATCGATCGGCAACAGTGCCACCCAGCCGTGGAATGGGGCGGCAACTGGATCATCTACGCCGACCCGGACGGCAACCGGCAACCGGACGCGAGCAGCGATGTCCTGACCCTCTCACCGGCGCCGGGCGGCGACAGGCTTCGCATCCTGTCCTCGGCCGGCCGCACGCAGCTGCGCTATCTTCCCAGCGGCAGGGCCGCAGGCAGCAACCTCACGCTCCGGCTGTGCAGCAATCAGGCCGTCGCGGCCGAAGTGATCGTCAGCGCCACCGGGCGAGCGCGCTCGGCGCGCCTGGCGGATCGGCCACCATGCGCACAATGA
- a CDS encoding PilC/PilY family type IV pilus protein encodes MSQFHDDRLRRRGFLPRLNAFAAAFACTMLALPASAGIVVPGYPLQSGGRIAPNVLFILDDSGSMENNYMPDAVPQTTVDGTNFNISNATYARNTIYYNPAVTYEPWVDASGTLMTGGTDYGSVYNDNHDLTSPVNLATATRQFFVPKDVTNTAETYLSNTANYYRYQIRTDGVVIRSELMFNVLNQQGLANRGCDNSSNGWQWKNCTQATPPYRNAQNQLVTRSEAAERTNFATWWSYSRTRMKVAKGSAGHAFADLGTNVRVGFRTIWKRENAGNPITQAVPIPVDRNDGLFDNPNGVSGSNNNRKLWYDRLYATYGNDGTPLHAALSDAGKYFGSSAATGPYGPQSGTAQLACRQNFTILTTDGYWNGKGVYTPVNEQDNVAGAAISGPTGNTYTYTPERPYASADSDTLADVAMRYWKTDLRTDLENSVPINSADPAFWQHMTTFAISIGAKGTLDPGTDLPAITSGAKNWPTPINNTIFNVDDLWHAAVNGRGSFIVASNPNEFTQGLKSALGSIVERTGTAGNLAANSSSLTNSTHVYQASFVSGTWTGALKAIPVTSTGVDATDPSWVGSIPTTGRTIRTWNGTAGEAFPTSAQQTALTRTATSTAAAVTGANNAAYIAGTQDLELNRPNGYLRTRSTLIGDIVNSSPAYDSVSGTIFVGSNDGMMHAFNADTGVERFAYVPGSLNFTDLATLSAPDYDHRFFVDGPISISRRDQLSNQTILVGTLGRGGKGIYALDVTTPDTFSNANVLWEKAGDNQASTTADNNMGMNLGAPVIAKLNNGELGVIVANGPNSTSEHAVLFVYRLSDGALLSEIDTGVGSTSSPNGLFAPSVRDIDGNGTIDYVYAGDMQGNLWRFNLSATTPSSWNTASNRLRMFTATNSAGTVQPITSAPAIARDPATFDLWIFFGTGRFLTTDDVTNTTVQTVYGIKDSTTTVAKADLQRRKFAASGVVNSQNVRVMEANSPLGAGKKGWYLDLINPPVADPAPATANGERVYTGVNVISGVLTFTSNIPDDDPCLPGGKGQDNAIDAFTGSSLGQSFFDLDQDGSYADETLTVNGVAIPVASVALGGLGSASNYFTGGSGGSGGLACLNINDGSAVCKKIREIRKVGRVQWREAIQE; translated from the coding sequence ATGAGCCAGTTCCACGACGATCGTCTGCGCAGGCGCGGTTTCCTGCCTCGTCTCAATGCCTTCGCGGCAGCGTTTGCCTGCACCATGCTCGCGCTGCCTGCCAGCGCCGGCATCGTGGTTCCCGGCTATCCGCTGCAGTCGGGAGGGCGCATCGCGCCCAATGTGTTGTTCATCCTGGACGATTCCGGATCCATGGAAAACAACTACATGCCGGATGCCGTTCCCCAGACCACCGTCGATGGCACCAATTTCAACATCAGCAACGCGACTTATGCGCGCAACACCATCTACTACAATCCTGCCGTCACGTACGAGCCGTGGGTGGATGCCAGCGGTACCTTGATGACGGGCGGCACTGATTATGGAAGCGTCTACAACGACAACCATGACCTGACATCCCCGGTCAATCTCGCTACCGCGACTCGGCAGTTCTTCGTGCCCAAGGACGTGACCAACACCGCCGAGACGTATCTTTCCAATACCGCTAACTATTACCGCTACCAGATCCGCACGGATGGCGTCGTCATCCGCAGCGAGCTCATGTTCAATGTGCTGAACCAGCAGGGCCTGGCCAATCGCGGCTGCGATAACAGCAGCAATGGCTGGCAGTGGAAGAATTGCACCCAGGCCACGCCTCCTTACCGCAATGCGCAAAACCAGTTGGTCACGCGCAGCGAAGCTGCCGAGCGCACCAACTTCGCTACATGGTGGTCGTACAGCCGCACGCGCATGAAAGTGGCCAAGGGCAGTGCGGGCCATGCCTTCGCCGATCTGGGCACCAATGTGCGCGTCGGTTTTCGCACCATCTGGAAGCGCGAAAACGCGGGTAACCCGATCACTCAGGCGGTTCCCATCCCCGTGGATAGAAATGATGGCCTGTTCGATAATCCCAATGGTGTGAGCGGGAGCAACAACAATCGCAAGCTCTGGTACGACCGGTTGTATGCAACGTATGGCAACGATGGTACGCCGTTGCATGCCGCGCTTAGCGACGCGGGCAAGTACTTCGGCAGCAGCGCCGCTACCGGTCCGTACGGTCCGCAGTCAGGCACCGCCCAACTCGCCTGCAGGCAGAACTTCACGATTCTGACCACGGACGGCTACTGGAACGGAAAAGGCGTGTATACCCCTGTCAACGAGCAGGACAACGTGGCGGGAGCCGCCATTTCCGGGCCGACCGGCAACACGTATACCTATACTCCGGAACGGCCCTATGCCAGCGCCGATTCGGACACCTTGGCCGACGTGGCGATGCGCTACTGGAAAACGGACCTGCGAACCGATCTGGAGAATTCGGTTCCGATCAACTCTGCGGATCCTGCGTTCTGGCAGCACATGACCACATTCGCGATTTCCATCGGCGCGAAGGGAACATTGGATCCCGGGACCGATCTCCCCGCCATCACGTCGGGGGCGAAGAACTGGCCAACGCCGATCAACAACACGATCTTCAACGTTGACGACCTTTGGCACGCCGCCGTCAACGGCCGCGGCAGCTTCATCGTGGCTAGCAACCCCAACGAGTTCACCCAGGGGTTGAAATCGGCGCTGGGATCGATCGTCGAACGTACTGGTACCGCAGGCAATCTCGCTGCCAATTCCAGCAGCCTTACCAACAGCACGCATGTGTACCAGGCCAGTTTCGTGTCAGGTACGTGGACCGGCGCGCTGAAGGCGATTCCGGTGACCAGCACCGGTGTAGACGCGACCGATCCCAGCTGGGTGGGAAGCATCCCAACCACGGGGCGCACGATCCGCACATGGAACGGCACTGCGGGTGAGGCCTTCCCGACCAGCGCCCAGCAGACCGCACTGACGCGTACGGCGACATCGACGGCCGCTGCGGTCACGGGCGCCAACAATGCGGCCTACATCGCGGGAACCCAGGACCTGGAGTTGAATCGTCCCAACGGCTATCTGCGCACCCGTAGCACCTTGATCGGCGACATCGTCAATTCGTCGCCGGCCTACGACAGCGTCAGCGGAACGATCTTCGTCGGCTCCAACGACGGCATGATGCATGCGTTCAATGCCGACACTGGCGTCGAGCGCTTTGCCTATGTGCCTGGCAGCCTCAATTTCACCGACCTGGCCACCCTCAGTGCGCCCGACTACGACCATCGGTTCTTCGTGGACGGTCCGATCAGCATTTCGCGCAGGGATCAGTTGAGCAACCAGACGATCCTGGTCGGCACGCTCGGGCGAGGCGGCAAGGGCATCTATGCGCTCGATGTCACCACGCCCGACACTTTTTCCAATGCCAACGTCCTGTGGGAAAAGGCGGGCGACAACCAGGCGTCCACCACGGCCGACAACAACATGGGCATGAATCTCGGCGCGCCGGTCATTGCCAAGCTCAACAACGGCGAACTGGGCGTGATCGTGGCCAATGGCCCGAACAGCACCAGCGAGCACGCGGTGCTGTTCGTGTACCGTCTCAGTGATGGTGCGCTGCTTTCGGAAATTGATACCGGCGTCGGCTCGACGTCGTCCCCGAACGGACTGTTTGCGCCGTCGGTGCGCGACATCGACGGCAACGGCACCATCGACTACGTCTATGCCGGCGACATGCAAGGCAATCTCTGGCGCTTCAACCTGTCTGCCACGACGCCGTCGAGCTGGAATACGGCATCCAACCGCCTGCGCATGTTCACCGCCACCAACTCGGCCGGCACGGTGCAGCCGATCACGTCGGCGCCGGCGATTGCACGCGATCCGGCGACGTTCGATCTGTGGATCTTCTTCGGTACCGGCCGCTTCCTCACCACCGATGACGTGACCAACACGACAGTACAGACCGTCTATGGCATCAAGGACTCGACGACCACCGTCGCCAAGGCCGATCTGCAGCGCCGCAAGTTCGCTGCCAGTGGCGTGGTCAACAGTCAGAATGTACGTGTCATGGAGGCCAATAGTCCATTGGGAGCCGGCAAGAAGGGCTGGTACCTGGATCTGATCAATCCGCCCGTGGCCGATCCGGCGCCCGCGACCGCCAATGGTGAGCGCGTCTATACCGGCGTGAACGTCATTTCCGGGGTCCTCACCTTTACCAGCAACATTCCGGACGATGATCCGTGTTTGCCCGGTGGCAAGGGCCAGGACAACGCGATCGACGCATTCACCGGTTCGAGCCTCGGCCAGTCGTTCTTCGATCTCGACCAGGATGGCTCCTACGCGGACGAGACTTTGACGGTGAATGGCGTCGCCATCCCCGTGGCCTCTGTCGCCCTGGGCGGCTTGGGTAGCGCAAGCAACTACTTCACTGGCGGCTCGGGCGGCAGTGGCGGCCTGGCTTGCCTCAACATCAACGATGGCAGCGCGGTCTGCAAAAAGATCCGCGAGATCCGCAAGGTCGGGCGTGTCCAGTGGCGGGAGGCGATCCAGGAATGA
- a CDS encoding type IV secretory system conjugative DNA transfer family protein produces the protein MSNRKVYAAVAVVALTAVAGYFLSGYLVLLLLKLDTGLLGLSTYYEYVHAIALPQVAPFVGKIKWAGYLGFGFPGLLCLLTLVLMFKPRKQALHGDARFAGAADLAKHGLFKQSGNGIVVGKFRGKLVRLSGQQFVILAAPTRSGKGVGVVIPNLLEYQESVVVLDIKQENFDLTSGWRASQGQEVFLFNPFAEDRRTHRWNPLSYVSDDPAFRVSDLMSIAAMLYPDGSDDQKFWVSQARNAFMAFALYLFENWDDERNIGFPGGLGTPTLGAIYRLSSGDGSDLKKYLKSLSERRFLSSNAKSAFSNMLSQAEETFASILGTLKEPLNAWINPVLDAATSDNDFLLTDLRKKKMTIYIGIQPNKLAESRLIINLFFSQIINLNTKELPKSNPALKYQCLLLMDEFTAIGKVDIIASAVSYMAGYNVRLLPIIQSMAQLDATYGKDVSRTIITNHALQILYAPREQQDANDYSEMLGYTTFRKQNVTRGKDVTRSVSEERRALMLPQELKAMGNDHEVFLYEGIPHPVKCDKIKYYKDRHFTSRLLPKVDVPMLSL, from the coding sequence TTGTCGAATCGTAAGGTCTATGCGGCTGTGGCTGTCGTCGCGCTCACGGCCGTCGCCGGCTATTTCCTGTCCGGCTATCTGGTGCTGCTGCTGCTCAAGCTGGACACGGGCCTGCTCGGGCTGAGCACCTATTACGAATACGTGCATGCCATCGCCTTGCCGCAGGTCGCGCCGTTCGTCGGCAAGATCAAGTGGGCGGGCTATCTGGGCTTCGGCTTTCCGGGGCTGCTGTGTCTGTTGACGCTGGTGCTGATGTTCAAGCCGCGCAAGCAGGCCCTGCATGGCGACGCCCGTTTCGCCGGTGCTGCCGATCTGGCCAAGCATGGCCTGTTCAAGCAGAGCGGCAACGGCATCGTGGTCGGCAAGTTCCGCGGCAAGCTGGTGCGCCTGAGCGGGCAGCAGTTCGTCATCCTGGCCGCGCCCACCCGTTCGGGCAAGGGTGTCGGCGTGGTGATCCCGAACCTGCTCGAATACCAGGAATCGGTGGTGGTCCTGGACATCAAGCAGGAAAACTTCGATCTCACCAGCGGCTGGCGCGCCAGCCAGGGGCAGGAGGTCTTCCTGTTCAACCCGTTCGCCGAGGACCGTCGCACGCATCGCTGGAATCCGCTCAGCTACGTCTCCGACGACCCGGCGTTCCGCGTCTCCGACCTGATGAGCATCGCCGCGATGCTGTACCCGGACGGATCGGACGATCAGAAATTCTGGGTCAGCCAGGCGCGCAACGCGTTCATGGCGTTCGCGCTGTACCTGTTCGAGAACTGGGACGACGAGCGCAACATCGGCTTCCCGGGCGGCCTGGGCACGCCGACGCTGGGGGCGATCTACCGGTTGTCCTCCGGCGACGGCAGCGACCTGAAGAAATACCTGAAGTCGCTGTCGGAACGGCGCTTCCTCAGCAGCAATGCCAAGTCGGCGTTCTCCAACATGCTGTCGCAGGCAGAGGAGACCTTTGCCTCGATCCTGGGAACGCTGAAGGAGCCGCTCAACGCCTGGATCAACCCGGTGCTCGACGCGGCCACCAGCGACAACGACTTCCTGCTGACCGACCTGCGCAAGAAGAAGATGACCATCTACATCGGCATCCAGCCCAACAAGCTGGCCGAGAGCCGCCTGATCATCAACCTGTTCTTCAGCCAGATCATCAACCTCAACACCAAGGAACTGCCCAAGAGCAATCCGGCGTTGAAGTACCAATGCCTGCTGCTGATGGACGAGTTCACCGCGATCGGCAAGGTCGACATCATCGCCTCGGCGGTGTCATACATGGCTGGCTACAATGTGCGCCTTCTGCCGATCATCCAGAGCATGGCGCAGCTGGATGCGACCTATGGCAAGGACGTGTCGCGGACCATCATCACCAATCATGCACTGCAGATCCTGTACGCTCCGCGCGAGCAGCAGGATGCCAACGACTACTCGGAGATGCTCGGCTACACCACCTTCCGCAAGCAGAACGTCACGCGCGGCAAGGACGTGACCCGCAGCGTATCGGAGGAGAGGAGGGCGCTGATGCTGCCGCAGGAACTCAAGGCGATGGGGAACGATCACGAGGTGTTCCTGTACGAGGGCATCCCGCATCCTGTGAAGTGCGACAAGATCAAGTACTACAAGGACCGGCACTTCACTTCGAGGCTGCTGCCCAAAGTCGATGTGCCGATGCTCTCGCTTTAA
- a CDS encoding PilX N-terminal domain-containing pilus assembly protein: MSLIVVLMLLLVMTLLGLAVVRGTLMQERMSGNLLDRSVNFQAAESALREGEALALAQTAVPTGNGCSGGVCGQPLASQTERWRDASFAGWVDASTTTRSASASRTRFYIEYMGTSEAWFECNSDEKYTGQPICVRPMYRIVARSEAPGRASVILQSSYIAP; this comes from the coding sequence GTGTCCTTGATCGTCGTGCTCATGCTGCTGCTGGTGATGACCCTCCTGGGCTTGGCGGTCGTGCGCGGCACGCTGATGCAGGAGCGGATGAGCGGCAATCTCCTCGATCGCAGCGTGAACTTCCAGGCCGCAGAATCGGCATTGCGCGAAGGCGAGGCGCTTGCGCTGGCGCAAACCGCGGTGCCGACCGGCAATGGGTGCAGTGGAGGTGTCTGCGGCCAACCTCTTGCGAGCCAGACGGAGCGTTGGCGTGACGCCAGCTTCGCAGGCTGGGTGGACGCGTCCACCACGACACGCAGCGCTTCCGCATCGCGAACCCGGTTCTACATCGAATACATGGGCACTTCCGAAGCCTGGTTCGAATGCAACAGCGACGAGAAGTACACGGGACAGCCGATCTGCGTGCGCCCGATGTACCGGATCGTCGCGCGCAGCGAAGCGCCGGGTCGTGCCAGTGTCATCCTTCAATCAAGCTATATCGCGCCGTAA